TTCGCTGGCGCTTTCAACTCCAACCTCATCAAGGCAGGCCACGCTTTCATTACCGAGCGCCGGGCCAAGGGTCAGAACATCGACATCGAGCCAATAGGGCGCAAGGCCATCGCTTTCCTGGCCAAGAAGTATCCGACCGCCGTCTACGAGAAGAAGGAAGAACACTACGATAACGAGCTCGCTACCCACTATGAGGTTCTGCGCCACCGAGCTGAGCCCATCGAGATCACCGAGCCCCAGGCCGACCTGCTTCATAAGGTAGAGATCGACGAGGTAAGCGACGTCGTTCACTCCATCATCGAACGATATACCCGGGCCGAGATCGACTCTGTCTATCTCGTCTACAACGAGTTCAAGTCGGTCATCGCGCAGCGTGTCGTCGTTGAAAAGCTCCTTCCCATTCGCAAGCTGGGCTCGCACGAGATTACGGCCGCCGAAGAGATGACCGAGGAGCAGCGCGAGGCTGCAGCACACGCAGCAGCCACCGCTGGCGTCAGCGTCTACGAGCCTGAAGAGTCGGTGATCGAATTCGAGGCTAAGAAATTCGGTACGGCTGACGTCGAATACATCTTCGACCAGAAGCCCGAGCGCCTCTTCCGTCACCTCATGCCGCGCTATATCACTACGCAGATCTTCCACGCACTGCTTGAAAGCGTGGCCTCGGAGCACGCGGCGCGCATGACCGCGATGGATGCGGCGACCAACAACGCCGGCGAGATGATCGACGCTTACACGTTGCAGATGAACCGCGTGCGGCAGGCAGCGATTACGAAGGAAATTATTGAGATTGTGAGCGGAGCAGCAGCTCTGTAAAAGAAACGAAAGAGACCTATGGCAGAGAATATTGGAAAAGTAATCTCAATCAGCGGCCCGGCCGTTGACATTCAGTTCGAAGAGGCCAGGATGCCGGCCATCTATCAGGCCGTGCGCATCGTCAGCGAAGGCTTCGACGTTCCTAAACCCATGGACGTCGTCGTCGAGGTTCAGCAGCACCTCGGCGAAGGCCGTGCGCGCTGCATCGCCATGGTCGCCACTGAAGGCCTCGTCCGCGGCATGAAGGCCATCGACACCGGCGGCCCCATCACGGTCCCCGTAGGCCGCGAGACCCTCGGCCGCGTGCTCAATGTACTGGGAGAGCCCGTCGACGAACTCGGCCCGGTCAACGCCAAGCACCACATGCCCATCCACCGGCAGGCTCCGGCCTTCGACGAACAGTCCACCTCAGAGGAGATGTTCGAGACCGGCATCAAGGTCATCGATCTCATCCAGCCCTTCTTGAAGGGCGGCAAGATTGGCCTCTTCGGCGGCGCCGGTGTCGGCAAGACCGTCGTCATTCAGGAGCTCATCAACAACGTCGCCTCCAAGCACGGCGGCTTCTCCGTCTTCGCCGGCGTCGGCGAGCGCACCCGCGAGGGCAACGACCTCTGGCACGAGTTCCAGGAGTCCGGCGTCATCGATCCCAAGGATTACAACAAGTCCAAAGCGTCGCTTATCTACGGCCAGATGACCGAGCCGCCAGGGGCACGTCTCCGCGTCGCCCTCACCGGCCTCACCGTCGCCGAGTACTTCCGCGACAACGAGGGAGCCGACACGCTACTCTTCATCGACAACATTTTCCGCTTCACTCAGGCCGGCTCCGAGGTCTCCACCCTGCTTGGCCGCATGCCTTCGGCCGTGGGCTACCAGCCCAACCTTGCCACTGAAATGGGCGAGCTGCAGGAGCGTATCACTTCGACCAAGAAGGGCTCGGTAACCTCCGTGCAGGCCGTCTACGTTCCCGCTGACGACCTCACCGATCCGGCCCCGGCCACGACCTTCGCTCACCTCGACGCCACCACCGTGCTCTCGCGTCCTCTCTCTGAGCTGGGAATTTATCCCGCTGTAGATCCGCTGGCCTCCACCTCGCGCATCCTCTCTCCGCGCGTCGTCGGCCAGGAGCACTACGATGTCGCCCAAGGCGTCAAAAAGATCCTGCAGCGCTACAAGGACCTTCAGGACATCATCGCCATCCTCGGCATCGACGAGCTCTCCGAAGAGGACAAGATCACCGTCGCCCGCGCCCGCAAGGTGCAGCGCTTCCTCTCGCAGCCCTTCCATGTGGCCGAAATCTTCACCGGCATCCCAGGAGCCTACGTCAAGGTTGAGGACACCATCCGCTCGTTCAAGGAGATCATCGAAGGCAAGCACGACGACATCCCAGAGCAGGCGTTCTATCTCAAGGGAGGCATCGAGGAGGTCCTTGTCGCCGCCGAGAAGATGAAGGCAACGGTATAAGGCAGCCATTAGCCGCCAGCCCTTGGCTTTTAGCTCGGGCTGGCGGCTGTAGACAATGTAAATTCAACAAGCCTCCAGCTAAGAGCTGGAGGATAAGAGCTAAAAGCTAAATGGCAGACACACAACAAACCGGCCTCTTGACCGTACGGCTCGTCACCTCAGACCGCGTCCTCCTCGATGCAACCGCCGAGGCCGTCGAGTTGCCGTCCATGTCGGGCTACCTCGAGGCCCTCTACGGTCACGCGCCGCTCCTCGCTGAGTTGGGCGCAGGCGAGGTTCGACTCCACGGCGGCAGCTCCGGCGACCAGAAGTTCTTCGTCGCGTGGGGCTTCGTCGAGGTCCTTCCAGAGCGCGTCACTATCCTCGCCGAGACAGCTCTCCACCCCAACGAGATCGACGTTGCCGAGGCTCGCCAGGAGCTCGCCGAGGGCGAGAGGCTCTGGAACGAGGCAGGCGACGACGGCGAGAAGTACGACGAAGCCGCTGCCGTTACCCGCAAGGCCGAGGAGAAGATCGCCTCCGCCGAAGGCAGAAGCACCTAGACCCCACTCAGTTTTTCAGGGGTCTTGTTTCAAAGGATTTGTTCAGGTTCCCTGTTTCACAAACTAGAAGGCCGCCCAGTTTGGGCGGCCTGTTTTTTCAGCCAAAGCAAGCTGCGTCAGGACGCCTTCCTTGCTTTGGCCGGCTTCGCCTCCGGAGCGGGCTTGGCCTCTGGAGCAGCCTTGGTCGCAGGCGCTGGCGTCCCTTCAGCGGCCGCCTCGGCCTGCTGCTTCAGCACATGGATCACGACCCGCAGCATCTCTTCCTCCGGAGCGGGCTTGCCCGTCCATATCTCGAACTGCCGCGCTCCTTGATGCACGAACATCTCCACGCCGGTTATCACAGGGATATTCTGCTGTCGCGCCAGCCTGAGCAGAGGCGTCTCGACCGGGTTATAGACCAGGTCGAAGACCAGTTTCGTGTTCAGGTCCTTTGCATCGAGAATCGGCGAGCCCTTGATCCCTGCCATTCCGATCGGCGTCGCGTTGATGATCGCGTCAAACGAGGTCTTCGGCAAGGCATCCTTCTTGATCGTCTTTGAACCCGACTGCTTCGCCAGCTTTTGCGCCGTTTCTGCCGTGCGATTCAGGATGAAGACCTCCGCGCCCTTGTCCCGCAGGCCGAAGACAGCCGCCCGCGCCGCGCCGCCCGCGCCAAGCACCAGCACCTTCGCGCCGCGCAGCGACATCCGCCTCTCCAGAGGCCCAACGATGCCCGCAACGTCCGTATTGAACCCGTAGAGCTTGCCGTCCTGCGCGCGCAGCACAGTGTTGCAGGCTCCAATCTTCGCCGACAGGGGATCGGTGCGCTCCAGATGCTGCATGATCTCCTGCTTATGCGGCATCGTGATGCTCAGTCCCTGGATGGGAATCTCCTGCACCAGCTTCAGCAGGTCGCTCACCTTGATGGCCTGTAGCGCCAGATAGACCGCGTTCACCGTCTCGCGCCGGAACGCCGTATTCATCATGATGGGCGAGAGGGAACTCTTGATGGGATTTCCTGCCACGCCATAGACCTTCGTCGCTGCATCAACCTGGTCGATGCGGTACGTCTCGATCAGTGTGCGCGCCGCGATCTGCCCCGGCCCCGTCTCTTCGCCCGGCGTTGCCGCGGCAAAGGTAAACGCGCTTCCCGCGCGCAGCCCAAGCACGCGCGAGATGATTCCCATATCGCCCATGGAGATGCCGATGATGTTCGAGTGCTCGTTCATCCGCTCGATAAAGCGCATCAGCGTCACGTTATCGGTCAACGTCTTCGCCGTGGGAACGACCTTCATGAAATCAGGCTGAAAGGGCTCAATCCTCTTGTAGATTCCATCGAGGTCCTTCGTCGCGTTGAAGTCGTGATGGCTGATGATCAGCGCCACGCCGGTATCACGCAGCTTCTGAAGCTCACCCTTCTTCAATGCCTCAGAGGACTCCAGTTCGAGATCCACCAGGTGAAATCCCGAGTCTGCCGCCTTGGACAGGACCTCCATCTCTGCCGCGAGGGTGCCAGTAAACCTTCCGCCATTGGCCTTGCGGCGACAGGTCGCGATGCCGGTGGCAGCCGTATTCTCCGCGAAGAAGTTTTTTAGCTTCGGAAGCGCAAGCAGGGGTTTTTCAAGGTAGTCGAGACGAAACTCAAGAAACGGGGTCTCTTTGACAACAGCGCTCGCCTTTTCAAGCATTTCCGAGGCGGAGTTGCCAATGATTGCGACACAGATCTTTCCAATGCGGGAACGGAGAAGTTGGGGGGATAGGGGCACATTCGCTCTCATGTTAGACGGGGGGTATCTTACAGACCTGTGACTCAGGATGCAAATTTTGTTGAAAATAAAGGGAGTTAGCTGGAGGCCAGAAAAGCCACACCTACCCCATGACCGATAGACGGCTAGGAGCCGCGAAGGTCACCCCTCAAGGTTGAAGTCTTCCGGTGTCTGGGGTTTTAGAATGAGGGAATTATGGCTGCGGCTGACGTAGTGAAGGTTCCGGGATGGGAGTTCGATTGGCTGCGACATGGCTTCAGCACGCGAAGCGGTGGGGAATCATCGGTTTACGGCGGACAAACGCTGAATCTTGGCTGGACGAAAGAGGATGACCCGGAGGCTGTGGCGGCGAACCGGCGACTCTTCCTGCAGTCACTTGCGGGAGAGACGAACGGTATGTCCGGCCTCCGCCTGGTCACCATCCGGCAGGTTCACTCCAGGACGGTTCGAGTTATCAGGGCGGACGATGGTGCGCTGGGAAGCCGTCTCGAGTCTCCAGAGGGCAAAGCGGTGCTCGAAGGGGACGGCCTTGTGACCGATGTGCCCGGAGTGCTTGTGGCGGTCGGCACGGCGGATTGTGTGCCTGTGTTGGTCGTTGATGAGGCGAAGCGCGCTGTGGGGGCCTTCCACGCCGGCTGGCGCGGTACTGTCGCGAAGATCGTCGAGCAGGGTGTTGTGACCATGCAGCAAGAGTATGGATCGCGGCCTGAGGACCTTAGAGCAGCGATTGGCCCCGGCATTGGCGCGTGCTGCTACGTCGTCGGCGATGAGGTGCGCTCGAACTTCGACGCCCAGTTTGCCTATTCGGGCGAACTCTTCCGCGAG
This genomic interval from Edaphobacter bradus contains the following:
- a CDS encoding F0F1 ATP synthase subunit gamma; translation: MANVLDLRRRIRSVKNTRQITKAMKMVSAARLRRAQDRAMTARPYAQMLSSVLESLVRRTDMYNEQTGEILHPLLVEREEKNVLLVVVAGDKGFAGAFNSNLIKAGHAFITERRAKGQNIDIEPIGRKAIAFLAKKYPTAVYEKKEEHYDNELATHYEVLRHRAEPIEITEPQADLLHKVEIDEVSDVVHSIIERYTRAEIDSVYLVYNEFKSVIAQRVVVEKLLPIRKLGSHEITAAEEMTEEQREAAAHAAATAGVSVYEPEESVIEFEAKKFGTADVEYIFDQKPERLFRHLMPRYITTQIFHALLESVASEHAARMTAMDAATNNAGEMIDAYTLQMNRVRQAAITKEIIEIVSGAAAL
- the atpD gene encoding F0F1 ATP synthase subunit beta, with protein sequence MAENIGKVISISGPAVDIQFEEARMPAIYQAVRIVSEGFDVPKPMDVVVEVQQHLGEGRARCIAMVATEGLVRGMKAIDTGGPITVPVGRETLGRVLNVLGEPVDELGPVNAKHHMPIHRQAPAFDEQSTSEEMFETGIKVIDLIQPFLKGGKIGLFGGAGVGKTVVIQELINNVASKHGGFSVFAGVGERTREGNDLWHEFQESGVIDPKDYNKSKASLIYGQMTEPPGARLRVALTGLTVAEYFRDNEGADTLLFIDNIFRFTQAGSEVSTLLGRMPSAVGYQPNLATEMGELQERITSTKKGSVTSVQAVYVPADDLTDPAPATTFAHLDATTVLSRPLSELGIYPAVDPLASTSRILSPRVVGQEHYDVAQGVKKILQRYKDLQDIIAILGIDELSEEDKITVARARKVQRFLSQPFHVAEIFTGIPGAYVKVEDTIRSFKEIIEGKHDDIPEQAFYLKGGIEEVLVAAEKMKATV
- the atpC gene encoding ATP synthase F1 subunit epsilon encodes the protein MADTQQTGLLTVRLVTSDRVLLDATAEAVELPSMSGYLEALYGHAPLLAELGAGEVRLHGGSSGDQKFFVAWGFVEVLPERVTILAETALHPNEIDVAEARQELAEGERLWNEAGDDGEKYDEAAAVTRKAEEKIASAEGRST
- the aroE gene encoding shikimate dehydrogenase — protein: MPLSPQLLRSRIGKICVAIIGNSASEMLEKASAVVKETPFLEFRLDYLEKPLLALPKLKNFFAENTAATGIATCRRKANGGRFTGTLAAEMEVLSKAADSGFHLVDLELESSEALKKGELQKLRDTGVALIISHHDFNATKDLDGIYKRIEPFQPDFMKVVPTAKTLTDNVTLMRFIERMNEHSNIIGISMGDMGIISRVLGLRAGSAFTFAAATPGEETGPGQIAARTLIETYRIDQVDAATKVYGVAGNPIKSSLSPIMMNTAFRRETVNAVYLALQAIKVSDLLKLVQEIPIQGLSITMPHKQEIMQHLERTDPLSAKIGACNTVLRAQDGKLYGFNTDVAGIVGPLERRMSLRGAKVLVLGAGGAARAAVFGLRDKGAEVFILNRTAETAQKLAKQSGSKTIKKDALPKTSFDAIINATPIGMAGIKGSPILDAKDLNTKLVFDLVYNPVETPLLRLARQQNIPVITGVEMFVHQGARQFEIWTGKPAPEEEMLRVVIHVLKQQAEAAAEGTPAPATKAAPEAKPAPEAKPAKARKAS
- the pgeF gene encoding peptidoglycan editing factor PgeF, whose protein sequence is MAAADVVKVPGWEFDWLRHGFSTRSGGESSVYGGQTLNLGWTKEDDPEAVAANRRLFLQSLAGETNGMSGLRLVTIRQVHSRTVRVIRADDGALGSRLESPEGKAVLEGDGLVTDVPGVLVAVGTADCVPVLVVDEAKRAVGAFHAGWRGTVAKIVEQGVVTMQQEYGSRPEDLRAAIGPGIGACCYVVGDEVRSNFDAQFAYSGELFREAESSSNGRRQFYVNLWEANRRQLLASGIAPERIAVIGECTGCSRNAAGERRYFSHRVEHGVAGRMLNAIGVVA